Within the Medicago truncatula cultivar Jemalong A17 chromosome 4, MtrunA17r5.0-ANR, whole genome shotgun sequence genome, the region ATTGTTTTCAATAATACCCTACGTCCTATGTTGCATAGATACATGTACAAGTACGAGAATAcgacaatttttaaaaaagtaaggTACGGATACGTCAATAAAATCATAAGTTTTGTTATACTATAATATAACATGGAAGAGATAAATTCTTCAACTGACAACAAAAACAgcacaataaaaattaaaaaagttgaaatttagAGTTGGTTACAACAACAAATTCAAATGCACAAATAAtgctatattattatatattatcataTTAATAGGAGTATACAAGAGTAAGCCACAAATTTCACTCACAGTACAATAATGAGCAAAAATGGAGTAGCACGAGTACCGTACGCGTACCCGGAACGAGTGCGTACCCAGTACGGGTACTTCACCATTTTACAAGTACCCGTGCTTCAGGGCTACGTCCCTACTGTCAGGGGCCCTGTTTATGGGGCTGGGCCTAAGGAGTTGATAGCAGGCCAGACTAAGTTATCAAAAGGAGCAAGAAAGTATCTGAGAACAAGTGAGGAAGCATGAACTAGCAGAAGGTGAGAGAACTAGAGACAACTAACTGTTAGGCTGAGGCAAGTAAATTAGTGAAAGGAGACTAGGAGAGTATCCAGAAGAATTACATTGTAATCTGTTGAATGGAGAGCTTTCAGCACTCCATAAGAGCATAGCTCTGTGGCAGTTGTGATTGTTAGATTCTTCTGTATAACTTTCCTAAAAATCCAATAATACCCGGTCTCATACTTCAACCATCTATGTCTATTTTTGCATCAATTTCCTACTGTTTCTGCAGGACCTACAACCTACCCTCGTATATATCACTAGTGGCAACCTAACccaatttcttatataaataatCAAACTGCTAGAATATGAAACAATTCAagccaaaaaattaatttttcagaaATGACCCAAACAACAAGCTCTggaaatttaaaaatcaatcttGAACGAGTACATAGCAGCAAAGGTTTTCAGAAAAATTTAACATTAGCTATACAAAGTTATCAAATAGAGCAAATGATGTTATTCTTTAAAAACCATTATGCACATAGGTACATTTGAGACATTAACACATACTTCCAATAAGATCTTCTATTTACTTACCAGTTTCAGAAAGCTGAAGCTTCATCTTGGCTTTCACTCTTTCAGCAGGTGCCTATTGATGATCACAAACATACATAACCATGACTCATTCATAAACCATAATCATAACACATGAAACTCAAAACTAATTCaaccaaaaacataaacataacaATGAAATTAAGAAGCTTATAATTACCATATTATCATAACCGTGGATTAATTTCGCATAATCAACTCCAACATTCTTCCCCTTCCTCATTTCACTCCCTTTCCCTCTTTCCTTAACATCACTTGATTTCACTTCAGACCTACGTTGTTTACGTGGCGAAACACTTCTACTCCTCCTTCTCCCCTTCTCTCTTCCCCTTTCCCTTTTCCTCCTATCTCTACCTCTGTCAACATCAGAATCGCTTCGGCTTCGGCTTCTACCACTATCACGATCACGATCACGATCACGGTCACTATATCTACTATTTCTCTCTCTACTCCTACTTCTCCTCCTTGAATCCCTATCTCTATACCTCTCTCGACTCCTACTCCTGCTTCGTCTTTTTCTTCTATCACTGTCTCTCGAAGAATAATCACGATTTGTTTTCTCCGAAACCCTAGATTCGGTTGTAGGTTTCTTTTTGAGCTTGTTTTGAATCGATTGGAGCTGAGATTTTCTGTCGGAATCGGATGGGGCGGTGGTGGAAgcagtggtggtggtggaggaggaagAGGCTTTGACGAACTGCGAGAGGAATGAAGAGGAAGAAACGAGAGATGAACCGGGTTTGGGAACGGCGTCGTTTGATGTGGAAGTGGAAAAGCCGAGACCTTGTTTGAACTTTGCAGCTCCTTCCCCTTTACGAGTGAGTTCGTCGTAATATGCTGCtgctttttcttcttccatctcCTTCAATCACACTATCCTTCTTCTCCTTCCATCACTCTTCACCAATGTCAAATAATCAGTTGAAAATTAttcaaaagataaatattttaaaaattgtttttttaagaaattttgatttgCTAAATGAAAaggatttttatatttttttatataattaatgaGAAGTTTATAAAACGATTATATCTTATTCAAGTTAAATTTGGATTAATAAGCATTAgcaaaaatctttcaaaaaatagtactagcaaaacaaaaaaaattatgaaaatgttttgatacaaatattttaatggGAAATGTTATAtggtatttcaaaaaaataaaaaaaattatgtcataaaaaataagttaagtaGCAAATGGAACTTCCTCACCTGTAGTTTGTGCACTCATAGCTTGTGGAAATAATTGAAGATCCTTTGTTATGGTCAGACTTCTTTGAGGAATAATCATCGAGAAAATAAGTTGAATTTGTGTACCCGATGAATGAGGTGTTGTTGTACTTGTACCTAATGTTACAATTGCTTACGGTGACTTATTTTGTTGAACGAAGGGTTCTAAAATAAATGGATGATGATCATTGCCATCCCATCCCATCCAACCAAATAAAATATGTCCACGATTTAATCAGTTACAGAAAACGAAAGGAAGTACTTGACTTTAAAGGTAGTAAAATCGAAGAATGTTGAACTTTTTGCGCCTCGGCCAAAGGATCATGGACATAACTTTATGACCTTCTAGGACACGGTGTAACATTTGTTGATTCttcattaacaatttttatgatTACATGTTCGTGAACAATAAAGTCTTCATTCGCATGATCATCATTAACTAGTTCTTCATAAGTCGTTTCCTCGATAATATTTCCTGCATTAACAGGTTCTACATTTGTGACTTCATATGTTGTAGTAGAGGGAATAGGAACATCATGAACTACTTTCAGGTCCATAATAGCATCAGTAGAAACTACATTCAGAATAGCATGTGCGAAAAAGACTTTGGAAGAGCCTATACCTTTAGGGTTCTCTTTTTCCATAAATTTTTAAACCGTACGTTTTTGGAACCAgggaaggttttttttttttaccacgaTCAGCTATCTCAATGTTCTGCTTAGGCAATAACtagtggcattttttttttccagacaaaatagaaaatatataaaataaaaagaaagtgtTACAAAGATTGGAGGGACATTTGATTTGACCCAAAAATAACCCAGCTGGGAATACATCGTGAGAAAATAGTCCAAAATGGATCGACTCTAATCTATTCTAACAAAAAGACACTAATCACAGGCGCAACCCAGCGAACCCACGTACGGGCACGAAACCAGGTTACAAAAAAGTATGAAAAGTGAAAATCTGTCGAGAACAACTAGAGTTTAAGAATGGCGAATGGatcgaccgccaacacggtaacaAATCCAAGTGCCAACAGCTCTCTGATCAACAGCAAGCATAAAATGCCCTTTCGAACAAAACAACGCGTAAGAACTCAGATCGATGGATGAGTCCAATACGTCAACAACCAGACCCTTTCTGTTTAAACAAACCAGACCCTTCCGAGTTTTAGTATCACAACAGACCCTTTCGAGTTTACGAAACAATCCACTTCAAAAAGGTCATATCCGAACCCTCCCAATCTAGTAACAACAAACACAACACCAGAGATAAAAACAAACACGACACATAACAAAGCAACGAACAAAAAGAGCCTCCAAGAGCATCCACGCGGTGGTAGCGAAACAACAACCAAAGAGTCTGCAGATCTCAACAGATCTGATGAAGGAACCAGAGAACAGAGGTCGTGCAAGGTGAGGAAGAAAGAAGCCAACATAGAACCACCTATATTCAGCGACGCTCCACCACCGAGAAATTCGTGAACCACAACCAGGAGACAGCTTGGAGGCGAGGCAAAACAGCGGCGCCGCCGTCAACCACCTAAGAACAACCACGACATACCCACAAACACAAAGTCGCAGGAAGGAACCAACACCACCCACCAAAGCGGAGATCCGAGCTCGAATCAAACCACCGCCAAACCAACGGACGGAGGAGATCTAAAGCAAAAACGGTACCGTGAGCGGAGAGATGAGAGAAACCTAAAACAGCGAAAAGGGACGACAACCCCCAAGTGGTGTAGCTCAAAAGACGGCGAGCTCACCACTCCCCTTCAAGATCTACATCTTGAAAGGAGGGATTTGGATTTTGGTAGGGAAAGTCGGTTGTGTTTGGCTGTTGTCtgtagagagaagtgagagggataagttagagagagaatgagacTTTTAACTAGTGGCATATTGTACCATCATGTCAGATAATTCAACATTGTGAACAAAATCCAGGAAGTCATTCATACTTAACTTCTAACTTGAATGCAAACCCATCTATTTCAACCATAATTTCGTCAAATATGCAACGAgaaaaatcaacatcaaataaGGCACGCGCACTGTGTCCGAAAATTCTTGAGTAACAGTGTCAATAATTAGAGAAGTGCCTACTGGTATATCAAATTCACGAAGAGTTCCA harbors:
- the LOC11405588 gene encoding serine/threonine-protein kinase fray2, producing MEEEKAAAYYDELTRKGEGAAKFKQGLGFSTSTSNDAVPKPGSSLVSSSSFLSQFVKASSSSTTTTASTTAPSDSDRKSQLQSIQNKLKKKPTTESRVSEKTNRDYSSRDSDRRKRRSRSRSRERYRDRDSRRRSRSRERNSRYSDRDRDRDRDSGRSRSRSDSDVDRGRDRRKRERGREKGRRRSRSVSPRKQRRSEVKSSDVKERGKGSEMRKGKNVGVDYAKLIHGYDNMAPAERVKAKMKLQLSETAARDSDRGVGWERFEFNKDAPLDDEEVEGAEDDASLVKHIGQSFRFSAVESKREDQIQAAHDEAMFGAPAPPPPTSSTDSEPERENEKEVDNKKDLVSSLLSETVLARPKGSWRDRVRQT